In one window of Arachis ipaensis cultivar K30076 chromosome B06, Araip1.1, whole genome shotgun sequence DNA:
- the LOC107604909 gene encoding xyloglucan endotransglucosylase/hydrolase 1, translating into MGSRRVGVLTLSLVVVASLVSAAMCGVPRRPVDVQFGRNYVPTWAFDHIKYFNGGSEIQLHLDKYTGTGFQSKGSYLFGHFSMYIKMVPGDSAGTVTAFYLSSQTAEHDEIDFEFLGNRTGQPYILQTNVFTGGKGDREQRIYLWFDPTKEYHRYSVLWNLYQVVFFVDDVPIRVFKNCKDLGVKFPFDQPMKIYNSLWNADDWATRGGLEKTDWSKAPFIASYKGFHIDGCEASVEAKFCSTQGKRWWDQQEFRDLDALQWRRLRWVRQKFTIYNYCNDRKRYPTLPPECSRDRDI; encoded by the exons atgggTTCAAGGCGTGTAGGTGTATTGACCCTAAGTCTTGTTGTTGTAGCGTCACTGGTGTCCGCTGCAATGTGCGGCGTTCCCAGAAGGCCCGTTGATGTTCAATTCGGCCGTAACTATGTTCCCACTTGGGCCTTTGACCACATCAAATACTTCAATGGCGGTTCTGAGATTCAGCTCCATCTTGATAAATATACTG GCACTGGATTCCAGTCCAAAGGTTCATACTTGTTTGGTCACTTCAGCATGTACATCAAGATGGTTCCTGGTGATTCCGCTGGCACTGTAACCGCTTTCTAT TTGTCTTCACAAACTGCGGAGCATGATGAAATAGACTTTGAGTTCTTGGGGAACAGAACAGGACAACCTTACATATTGCAAACCAATGTGTTCACCGGAGGTAAAGGTGATAGAGAACAGAGAATCTATCTCTGGTTTGATCCCACCAAAGAATACCACAGATATTCAGTTCTATGGAACTTGTATCAAGTTGT GTTCTTTGTGGATGATGTACCAATTAGGGTGTTCAAGAACTGCAAGGACTTGGGTGTGAAATTCCCATTTGACCAACCAATGAAAATCTACAACAGCTTATGGAACGCAGATGATTGGGCCACAAGGGGTGGTTTGGAGAAAACAGATTGGTCGAAAGCACCATTCATAGCTTCCTACAAAGGCTTCCACATTGATGGTTGTGAAGCCTCCGTTGAAGCCAAGTTCTGTTCCACTCAAGGTAAGAGATGGTGGGACCAACAAGAATTCAGAGACCTTGATGCTCTTCAATGGAGGAGGCTTAGATGGGTTCGCCAGAAGTTCACTATTTACAACTATTGCAATGATAGAAAGCGTTACCCTACTCTTCCTCCTGAATGCTCTAGAGACCGTGACATTTAA
- the LOC107604908 gene encoding probable xyloglucan endotransglucosylase/hydrolase protein B: protein MGYYSLWSVCCVILAWFVSVGICSTPRRPMAVPFGRNYVPTWAYDHIKYLNSGYDAQLLLDKYTGTGFQSKGSYLFGHFSMDIKMVAGDSAGTVTAFYLSSLGTEHDEIDFEFLGNRTGQPYILQTNVFTGGKGDREQRIYLWFDPTKEYHRYSVLWNLYQIVFFVDNIPIRVFKNNKRMGVKFPFNQPMKIYNSLWNADDWATRGGLEKTDWSKAPFIASYKGFHIDGCETSVEAKFCSTQGKRWWDQQEFRDLDSYQWRRLRWVRRRFTIYNYCSDRTRYPQMPPECRTNGDY, encoded by the exons ATGGGTTATTATTCTTTGTGGAGTGTTTGTTGTGTGATATTGGCATGGTTTGTTTCAGTTGGAATATGCAGCACACCAAGGAGACCCATGGCGGTTCCATTTGGAAGAAACTATGTTCCAACTTGGGCTTATGATCACATCAAATACTTGAATTCTGGTTATGATGCTCAGCTTCTTCTTGACAAGTACACTG GTACTGGGTTCCAATCCAAAGGTTCATACTTGTTTGGTCACTTCAGCATGGATATAAAGATGGTTGCTGGAGATTCTGCTGGAACAGTAACTGCTTTCTAC TTATCTTCCCTAGGGACAGAGCATGATGAGATAGACTTTGAGTTCTTAGGTAACAGAACAGGACAACCTTACATTTTGCAAACAAATGTATTCACCGGTGGCAAAGGCGATAGAGAACAAAGAATCTATCTCTGGTTTGATCCTACCAAAGAATACCACAGATATTCAGTTCTATGGAACTTGTATCAAATTGT ATTCTTTGTGGACAACATCCCAATTAGGGTGTTCAAGAACAACAAGCGCATGGGTGTGAAATTCCCATTTAACCAACCAATGAAGATCTACAACAGCCTATGGAACGCAGATGATTGGGCCACAAGGGGTGGTTTGGAGAAAACAGATTGGTCGAAAGCACCATTCATAGCTTCCTACAAAGGCTTCCACATTGATGGCTGTGAAACCTCCGTTGAAGCCAAGTTCTGTTCCACTCAAGGTAAGAGATGGTGGGACCAACAAGAATTCAGAGACCTTGATTCTTATCAATGGAGGAGGCTTAGATGGGTCAGAAGGAGATTCACCATTTATAATTATTGCAGTGATAGAACAAGGTACCCTCAGATGCCACCTGAATGCAGAACAAACGGTGACTATTGA